The genomic stretch TTATGAACATATTTAAGAAGTTTATACCGTTGTGCTTATGTTTATCAATGATATGTACTTTATTTGGCTTTCAAACTGTAGAAGGTGCTACTGCATATGATGAAACAATTTCTAACGGTAGTTTTGCAGACTTTCAACAAGCATTGCTAAATGCAAAAGACAAAGGCACTGCTAATCATATTTATAAAATACATATTACAAAGGATTTAAGAATTAATCAATCTGTAGGCATTTATTCAAACACTATGATTGTTGTTGATAAAAATGTAAAAATTATTCGTAATTTACCTGCAGGTGATGGTGGTACAACATTCAGAGTAGGTAAACCGGGTTCTTCTGCTTCAGGATATTATTATAAGAATATTACAATTCAAGGTGGTATTTGGGATGGTAATGTTAGAAGTAAAGATACAGGTTTCTGTACATTTAAAGTAAATCATTCTCAGAATGTTAAGTTCCTTAATATGACAATTCAAAACGACCTTGAAGGTCATATGATTGAGGCAGGTGCTGTTAATGGCTTAACAATTTCTAGGGTGAATTTCAAGAATCATAAGTGCTACTTTAAGGCTCATAAAAATAAGAATGATTACTATGAGCATGAAGAAGCTTTACAACTTGATGTAAATCTATATGAAACAACTGCTATCGGTAATTATGATAAATACCAAAACAAAAATGTAACTGTTGATAGATGTAATTTTACAAACCTAGGCAGAGGCATTGGTTCTCATAATAGTATTGATGGTTGTTATTTCACAAATATGAAGTTTACAAACAATACCTTCAAGAATATTAAGAGTTATGCTATCGGTGCTATTAATTATAGAAATAGCAGAATTCAGAATAATAAAATTCTAAACTGTGGTTCAGGTATTTTGTTTGTAAATTCTAAGCCTAATTATACAGGCTATACCGGTACATATGTTGTAAACAACTGGAATTTAAAGGTTAATTCTTCTAAGGATAATTCCATTATTTCAGGTAATACAATTACAATTAATAGCCCAAAATCTAAAGATAGCAGAGCTTTGTACATTAACGGTAACAAAATTTCAAAACCTGCGATTTATAAAAAAGGTCTTAACTCAGCTAACAGACTATCCGGTTATCAAGGCTATCTAAAGGGTGACCACAGAATTAATGGCTTAACAATTACTAAAAATAACATTACTGTTAAGAATATGACTGCTGTCTTTTATACAGGCATCAGAAACTCAACATTCTCTAACAATAATATTACATTTAACGGCAATCAAAAATCAGATTACTATGGCTTAACAATGGATAGTGTTCCGGATCAGCTAAATGAAAATGTAACTGTTAGTGGCAACAAAATCAAGAATTTTAACAGTGGTATCCTATGTAAGAATAGCAAGAAAGTAACTTTCAAAAATACTACTGTTTATAATTCATATAAGCAACATATTTATCTTGAAAGTGTCAATGTTACATTTGACGGTTGTTCACTTGATAAAGCAAAAACTAAGCATGGTATTGCAAGTAAGAACAGTACCATTACTTTGAAAAATACTAATATTACTAATGCAAAAGAATTTGGTCTTTATTCTTACAACTGTTCCGGTAAAGTAACAGGTGGTAAGATTGCAAATTGTGGTAAGTACGGTATCGGTGCATACAAGAAAGGTATTTCCTATAGCAAGGTTAAGTTCTCCAATAACGGTGCAAACGGTAAATGTAATTATTACAGAGGCTAATTTATTATTATCTAAGGAGTGTTTAGAATGAAAAAATTAATGTGCCTTGTCACAGTTATAATGATGATTTCTATGTTTGCTTTCAGCATTAATTCTTTTAGTGCTGATGAAGTAAATAATAATGAAACTACCCTTGTAACTAATCAGGATGATACTGAAAATGAAGATTTTAACGATGAAGATTTCGTTGATATGGATGGACACGATGATGACCTTGCTGATGAATATTACAGGGAACACGGTGATGAGGATGATGAGGACAATCTAGCTACAGATGATGAAATGGCTTATTCTAGTGGTAATCCTGCACCAAAAGAGTCAACTTCCGATGAAGTAGGTTCAGAAATGAGTTCACCTAAAACCGGTAATGAAGATACATATACTGCAGTAGTTTTAGCACTACTATTTGGTTCAGTAGCATCTGTTGCAGTTTATAAGCTAAAGAAGTAATTTATAAGAGAGATAAAAGGTCTGTTACTAGGTAGCAGACCTTTTTAGCAGATAATTAAGGTATAATAAAAGCTAATGACAGAAAATAGGTTAGGATTATTGCAATTTTATTTAAAGTATTGTACACTATTTATATAACTTTTTAGGAGGATACTATGGAAAAGAATGTAATTTTCACTTTAGAAGACGATTTAGGCAATGAAACTGAGTTTGAATTGCTTGATGTTATTAACTATAAAAATGATGAATATGCTGTTTTAATTGAGAATGTTGAGGATGTTGAGGACTTAACTATTCTTAAGATAGACAGTTATGATGACCAAGAAGAGGTTTATACCGGTATTGATGACGATGATTTGGTACAGAAAATTTTTGATATTTTCAAAAAAAATCATCCGGATGAATTTGATTATAAATAATTTTCATTTCAATTTCCATATTTATGTATTAAATTGCATAGCAAAAAAGGCACTCAGCTGAGTGCCTTTTCTGTTTAGGATTTTTGAAATTAATGCGTTCTAAACGCGACTTGTTATCAATGTTACTGATTAAGCAATTTCAGCATTACCTGTATCACCAAGTAGGTTGAATCTGAATAATTTGCTTTCATCATTCTTGTTATCACAATAAATGCAAGCTTCTGCGATTTTGCCGCCTTCGATTAGCTTTGTTAAACCAACGAGCTGACATAGTTTGCTTTTTAGATTCAAACGGTCTCCCTCGCTAGTAACTAGATATACATTACCTTCGCAAGTGTCGAGCACGGCAAGGAACTTGGTAACATCAATGTCATGTAGATTGATCATAGGTGTCATAAAATTTTCCTCCTTAAATTATATACGATTTTTCGTGCTGCCATTTACCATTTGGCTGTGAATGAATCGCTAACGAATGTTTGCGATATCAAGTGGACTATTTACTTGACACTTACTATTATACATATTCTTTAGTGAATGTCAACAAATAAGTACCGCTTTCTTTGTACAAGGTGACTACTAAATATCAAAACTGTACAATTACGGCGTATAATTATTGTGCAATATGCTACAAAACATTTAACAGTAATTTTAACTAGTTAAAGTTTGTGTAAATTCTTTTAGTGAATATTATCAAATTTATTCTCTAAAAGAAAATAAATTTGAACAATCATACAAATTACAAAAATGAAATTTTCTGTTCTGGAATAAAAAGACCATAAAAGCACCGAAAAAGCCCATCAGAATGGGCTTTTCTTTATGTTATAACCGACTAAAAATAAGTAAAAATAAAATCAAAAAATTTTAAAAAAAACTCTTTACAATACTAAAAATAGGTGAAATTATATACTTATTTTTATTGTATTGAACTTTGTTATATTGTATAATAGTTTTAGAAAATTAATTTAAGGGGTATATTTTATGCTTGATAATTTTTATAAAAACTTCAAAAGTGGTACAGATATTCGTGGTGTAGCATCTGAGGGTGTTGAAGGTCAAAATGTTAACCTAACTGATGATGTTGTGAAGAAAATGGCTTTTGGCTTTGTACTATGGCTAGAAAAGGTTGCTGACAAAAAGGCAAGTGAAATGACAATTTCAGTTGGTAGAGATAGCCGTATTAGTGGCGAAAGAATTGCAAATGATGTTATAGATAGCTTTAAGAAAGCCGGTGTAAAGGTAATTTACACTAACCTATCATCAACACCATCAATGTTTATGACTACTGTTGACCTTGGTTGTGACGGTGCAGTACAGATTACTGCCTCTCATCATCCATTTAATAGAAACGGTCTAAAGTTCTTTACTCCTAATGGTGGACTTGAAGCCAGTGATATTGAAGAAATTTTACAGTACGCACAGGATGATAAAAAGCCTGAAATTACTGATAACGGTACAGTAGAAGAAATGGACTATATGTCAAGATATAGCAACCACCTATGTGATATTATTAAGAAAGGTGTTAATGCTGAGGACTATGACCACCCTCTAAAGGGCTTTAAAATCGTTGTAGATGCCGGTAATGGTGTTGGTGGATTCTATGCTGATAAGGTACTAAAAGTTCTTGGTGCTGACACAGAAGGCTCTGTTTACCTTGATCCTGACGGAATGTTCCCTAACCATATTCCTAATCCGGAAGATAAAACTGCTATGGAGTCAATATCTAAGGCAGTATTAGATAGCAAAGCTGATTTAGGTGTTATCTTTGATACTGATGTTGACAGAGGTGGTGCAGTAGATAGCTTTGGTAAAGAAATCAACAGAAACAGACTTGTAGCTTTAGCATCAGCTATTGCACTTGAAGATACTGATGGTGGTACAATTGTTACTGACTCAGTAACTTCATCAGGTTTAAAGGACTTTATTGAAAATCATCTTGGTGGTAAGCACTATAGATATAGAAGAGGCTACAAGAATGTTATTGATAAGGGCATTGAACTAAATAACAATGGTGAGTTCTGCCCATTAGCTATTGAAACATCAGGTCATGCTGCTATGAAGGAAAACTATTTCCTTGATGATGGTGCTTATCTATGTACAAAAATTATCATTAAAATGGCTCAACTTGCTAAGGAAAACAAAACAATTGATATGATGCTTAAGGACCTTAAAGAACCTGCAGAAAGCAAGGAAATTCGTTTTAAGATTACTGAAGAAGACTTTAGAGGTTGTGGCGAAAAGATTATTGCCGACCTTGAAAAGTATGCTGAAAATGAACCTAATTGGATTGTTGCAGATGATAACAGAGAAGGTATCAGAGTATCATTTGATAAAGAAAATGGTGACGGTTGGTTCTTATTAAGACTTTCTGTACATGACCCTATTATGCCACTTAACATTGAAAGTGATTCAGTTGATGGTGTAGAGAAAATCTACAATCAGTTCTATCAGTTCCTAAAGACAACTAAAGGACTGGAATATTAATGAATATTCGTGTAGCAAAATCAAGTGACTTAGACGGAATTTTACCCTTAGTGCAAAGTGTATGGACTTCAGTAAAATCTTCCCTTGACTTGTACTTGCAGTTCTCGGATATGGACAGTGACTCCTCTGTAATGTTTGTTGCAGAGGAGCATAATATTTATATAGGGTTTGCATCAGTTGGGTTAAGATTTGAATATATTGAGGGGACAAAAACTTTACCTGTAGCTTACCTTGAAGGCATTGCAGTAAAGGAAGAATATACTTCAAAAGGTGTAGGAAAGGCACTTATAAATATGTGCGAAAAATGGGCAAAGGAACACTGTTGTACTGAATTTGCCTCAGATTGTGAAGTGGATAATCTAGCTAGTGAACAGTTTCATAAAGCTATTGGCTTTAAAGAAGTCAGCAGAAATATTCATTTTGTAAAACCCTTGTAGTCCAGTGTTTAAGCCAATGCAACCAATAGTTGCGTAATTGCAAACTAGAATATGTTGTGCTACCAAAGGGCAAAAATGTATAATGAACTCATCAAAAAAGGAGGGCGTTTATGAATATTGAAACGGCAAACATACTTTTGCAATATAGAAAGAAAAGTGGTCTAAGTCAGGAAGAATTAGCATCAAAAATCGGTGTCAGTAGGCAAGCTGTCAGTAAGTGGGAGAGAGCAGAGGCTTCACCTGATACTGACAATCTTATTCTATTGGCAAAGGTATATGGGGTAACTCTTGATGAACTTTTAACAGGTGACCCTGAAGAAATTTTAAATAGAAATAAGCAAGATTTAGAAGATAATAAAACTGAAGAAAATACCCAAACAGATACTGAAAAAGAACCGGAAAATAATGAAACTGATGAAAAATCAAAAGCAAAAGTATCTTTTAAAAACGGTATCCATGTTGATGACGGTAAAGATAAAGTTGATATAAGTTTTAGAAACGGTATTCATGTAGACAGTAGTGACGGTGCAAAGGTACATATTGACCGTAACGGCATAAATGTTGTTGATGAAAGTGGTAAACAAAAAGTCTATACCGATGAAAACGGTCATATATACGGTGACAAAGATTACAAAAAGAATGGCAAAAAAAATCCTGCTATGGAATTTCCAATTTGGTTAGTTTCAGTTGTGGCATTCTTTTTATTTGGTTTCTTAGATATTTTAGGTGGTTGGGTAACCAGCTGGTTGTGGTTCTTAATTATTCCACTATACTACACAACAGTAAAGGCTATACAGAAAAAGAAAGTAAATATTTTCTGTTATCCGGTATTCATTACTTGGGTATATTTAGTGTTAGGTTTGTACACCAACTTGTGGCATCCAATGTGGCTACTGTTTTTAACAATACCTTTGTTCTATTATATAGCCAATATAATAGATAGTAAAAATCATCCACAAGAAGATATTAATATAGAGCAAGATGGTTACAGTGCAACAGTAGAACCTGAGAAAGAAAGTCATATTTTTAGAAATACAATTATTATTGTAGGTTCAATTTTTTGTGCCTTTCTATTAATTCTTTGTATTTCTTCTGTTTTTGGACAAAATGGTAAATTTACAAGAATAACAAAATTCAATTGTAATGCAAATGATGGTATTCACACTATAGACTTAAAGAACGGTAGTGGTGATGTTAATTTCTATAAAAGTCCTACTGATTATAGCTATATTGAATACAATTGTGAATACAGAGGATATTTGGGTTCTTTAAATAAAGATACAAAGTTAACAAAGTATTATGCCGGATTTGTGAATATTACTGCTAATCCCAATAGTGGTTTTTGCTTATTTGGATATTTTAATCAGACTACTAATATTTATTTAGCTGATGATGTTTATTATAAATATGACAAATCAAAGAAAAGCAGTTCTGTTTATGACGGTACAAAATATTTAACAATAAAGACCGGTTCAGGCTCAGTATCTATGAAGTCAGATTTAGGCATTAATGATATTCAGTTAGATATGTCATCAGGTGATTGTGATTTTAGTAATCTAAAATGTAAATCCCTTAGAACTTATATTTCAAGTGGTAGTGTAAATTTAGTAAACCTAACTTGTGATGAACTAAAAACAAATGTTTCCAGTGGTTCTATAGATGGTAATAATGTTATTGCCAAAAGTTTAGATACTGTTTCCGGTTCAGGTGATACTACTTTACAAGGCGATTTCAGCAAAACTAAGGTAAAAGTATCAAGTGGTAGTGTTGAAATCAATAGTGAAAGTGTTCCTAAATATTCTGATATTGATATTTCTTCCGGTAGTGTTGATTATATTATTCCGGATACAATTACCGGTTTTAAGTTAAGTTACGAAAAAAGTTCAGGTAGTATTGATAGTGAATTTGACCTTAATAATTCTTTGGACAATGATAAGGGTACTGCAACTTATAAAAAAGGTAGTAACAAAATCAATGCTAAACTATCTTCCGGATCTCTAGACCTAGTAAAATATAAATAATCTGAAATTAATGTAATAATTAAGGGAGTAC from Ruminococcus bovis encodes the following:
- the aac(6') gene encoding aminoglycoside 6'-N-acetyltransferase — protein: MNIRVAKSSDLDGILPLVQSVWTSVKSSLDLYLQFSDMDSDSSVMFVAEEHNIYIGFASVGLRFEYIEGTKTLPVAYLEGIAVKEEYTSKGVGKALINMCEKWAKEHCCTEFASDCEVDNLASEQFHKAIGFKEVSRNIHFVKPL
- a CDS encoding phosphohexomutase domain-containing protein, whose product is MLDNFYKNFKSGTDIRGVASEGVEGQNVNLTDDVVKKMAFGFVLWLEKVADKKASEMTISVGRDSRISGERIANDVIDSFKKAGVKVIYTNLSSTPSMFMTTVDLGCDGAVQITASHHPFNRNGLKFFTPNGGLEASDIEEILQYAQDDKKPEITDNGTVEEMDYMSRYSNHLCDIIKKGVNAEDYDHPLKGFKIVVDAGNGVGGFYADKVLKVLGADTEGSVYLDPDGMFPNHIPNPEDKTAMESISKAVLDSKADLGVIFDTDVDRGGAVDSFGKEINRNRLVALASAIALEDTDGGTIVTDSVTSSGLKDFIENHLGGKHYRYRRGYKNVIDKGIELNNNGEFCPLAIETSGHAAMKENYFLDDGAYLCTKIIIKMAQLAKENKTIDMMLKDLKEPAESKEIRFKITEEDFRGCGEKIIADLEKYAENEPNWIVADDNREGIRVSFDKENGDGWFLLRLSVHDPIMPLNIESDSVDGVEKIYNQFYQFLKTTKGLEY
- a CDS encoding DUF1292 domain-containing protein, with the protein product MEKNVIFTLEDDLGNETEFELLDVINYKNDEYAVLIENVEDVEDLTILKIDSYDDQEEVYTGIDDDDLVQKIFDIFKKNHPDEFDYK
- a CDS encoding right-handed parallel beta-helix repeat-containing protein, whose protein sequence is MNIFKKFIPLCLCLSMICTLFGFQTVEGATAYDETISNGSFADFQQALLNAKDKGTANHIYKIHITKDLRINQSVGIYSNTMIVVDKNVKIIRNLPAGDGGTTFRVGKPGSSASGYYYKNITIQGGIWDGNVRSKDTGFCTFKVNHSQNVKFLNMTIQNDLEGHMIEAGAVNGLTISRVNFKNHKCYFKAHKNKNDYYEHEEALQLDVNLYETTAIGNYDKYQNKNVTVDRCNFTNLGRGIGSHNSIDGCYFTNMKFTNNTFKNIKSYAIGAINYRNSRIQNNKILNCGSGILFVNSKPNYTGYTGTYVVNNWNLKVNSSKDNSIISGNTITINSPKSKDSRALYINGNKISKPAIYKKGLNSANRLSGYQGYLKGDHRINGLTITKNNITVKNMTAVFYTGIRNSTFSNNNITFNGNQKSDYYGLTMDSVPDQLNENVTVSGNKIKNFNSGILCKNSKKVTFKNTTVYNSYKQHIYLESVNVTFDGCSLDKAKTKHGIASKNSTITLKNTNITNAKEFGLYSYNCSGKVTGGKIANCGKYGIGAYKKGISYSKVKFSNNGANGKCNYYRG
- a CDS encoding helix-turn-helix domain-containing protein: MNIETANILLQYRKKSGLSQEELASKIGVSRQAVSKWERAEASPDTDNLILLAKVYGVTLDELLTGDPEEILNRNKQDLEDNKTEENTQTDTEKEPENNETDEKSKAKVSFKNGIHVDDGKDKVDISFRNGIHVDSSDGAKVHIDRNGINVVDESGKQKVYTDENGHIYGDKDYKKNGKKNPAMEFPIWLVSVVAFFLFGFLDILGGWVTSWLWFLIIPLYYTTVKAIQKKKVNIFCYPVFITWVYLVLGLYTNLWHPMWLLFLTIPLFYYIANIIDSKNHPQEDINIEQDGYSATVEPEKESHIFRNTIIIVGSIFCAFLLILCISSVFGQNGKFTRITKFNCNANDGIHTIDLKNGSGDVNFYKSPTDYSYIEYNCEYRGYLGSLNKDTKLTKYYAGFVNITANPNSGFCLFGYFNQTTNIYLADDVYYKYDKSKKSSSVYDGTKYLTIKTGSGSVSMKSDLGINDIQLDMSSGDCDFSNLKCKSLRTYISSGSVNLVNLTCDELKTNVSSGSIDGNNVIAKSLDTVSGSGDTTLQGDFSKTKVKVSSGSVEINSESVPKYSDIDISSGSVDYIIPDTITGFKLSYEKSSGSIDSEFDLNNSLDNDKGTATYKKGSNKINAKLSSGSLDLVKYK